Below is a window of Sulfurisphaera ohwakuensis DNA.
AGATGCTTACCTAATGGCTGCTCCTCTTTAATTCATATTCTCTCCCATCATAAACGACATAATAGCCCTTTTCTAAGCTTCCTACAGATACAACTTTAGTTTTACCTATATCATAAACCTTTTGCTCTATTAAGTGGCCATGAAAAACAATTTCTGGTATATTTGATAGGATTTCAGCTAAGACTTTTTGAGATCCTCTAGGATTTCTAGGAGGAAAATGAGTAATTACTTTTCTATATGAAAATGAAATGAATAAATCTAACACTCCTTCTTGGATGAGTAATCCATTCTTGCGTAAGTATTTTTGAGTAGTAATGTCTTCCATTTCACCCAATATTCCCTTATATTTTTTAATATATTGAGGACACTCTACATCACCAAGTCCTACAATTAAATCAACTTCTAACTTGTTAAGAAAATCTATCACATCCTCTCTGCAAGGTACTTGTGTAACCAAGGCTATTTTTCTTATACCATTCATCAAGATAATATAAACCAATACCAGTAGCTATAATATCTGCCGTTGACCCGGGATTATATCTATTTTTAACTAAAAAATCATCAAAGTCCTTTATTCTCTTCAAAGAATAATTTTTAAGGATAGAACATGCAAGTTGTGAGACACGTATAGCAGTATAAGCTCCGTATTTTCTTAAAATTAGACCATCTGGAACTTCACATAATATTTTTATAAAACTATATAGAACTCCTTCCTCTAATCCCTTGTTTTTAATCTCCTCTATAACTTCTAAAGAATATCTATAATTTAAAACCATATTTCTTACAGCACTATCTATTTCAGAAGATTTCAAAAAAATATCATATAATGTATACTTCTCTAATTCTCTGTAATCCATAACTTCCATCTTTCCCAAGTATGATAAATTCAGTTCTCGTAATGCTAGAGAGAAAAAATATGAGTCTTTATTATTTAAAGAAAGTATAACTTGTGAAGCTTTGAGTAAAGTGTCGCTTAATGAGTAAGAAGAAGAATAAGCAATTGGTAATAATTGCATTGAAGTACCAAAAATAGAGAAATTTATATTAAGTTCTTTACTTTTAACTATAGCATAGTAAAGTAGATCATAAAGACTTTCATATTTTTTATCAAACTTTCTCTTGCAAGCTTCTTTGTAATACCTCTTCATTAGTAAAGCTGAATAAAGTATATCAGAAAAATTTACAGAGGTAATATCTTTAACTCTAGAAGCATTACCAGGCTTATTTATTAAAGCCTCATCAATAGAAGCCTTAGATAAAATATAACTTATGCTATCACAATATTCTTCTAATGTAGCCTTTAACATCTCTATCACCTATTATCATTTTTACTTCACCATCCTCACATCTCATAAGCATACCTTTGACGTATACTCTATTGGACTTATACAAAAGCATAGAATATATACCTTCATATGAGACTAGAAGTTGAGGAGCAGAACTACCTTTTATTATAGAGACATTTGACAAAGTAACCACAGAAGGATAGAAAAGCGAATTAAATTTATCATCAATATTAGCAATAATCTCTCCTTCTCCGATTCTTTTACATACAATATTACAATATTTTTCGACTTTATCGTTCACAAAAAGAAAGGAATATTTAATACCCTTATACATTCCCCTAACTCTTCTATCATACAGATCCTTAGCAAGATTTAAGGAGATATCATAGTTCTTAATAGTTTCCGATATCCAATCTTTATCTTCATCAAAGCCTTGAAATGATTCAAGAAAATCAATAGTATCTTTAATGCCATAAATCACAAAATCAATATCAGAATTTTCATGCGAAATTCCAGCTAATAAACTTCCAGTAATTCCAATATTCTTAATGTTCACGTAGTCATAAATTTCCAAGGCTAAACTTTCTAATTTATTTTCACTTTTTCTAATTATTTTTCTCATTTTTTCCTCGGGTTTTAAGTGCTTTACTATCATAGACTTTCGTAATATAGGAAAAGACACATCATAACAAGGCTCATATATATACTCCTGATTAACTTTGAGTAGATTATGAACACCATAATATCTTAATACTCTTTCATACCCTTTCCAAATTCCTTTTCCAGTGTATATATATTTTAAATAGGCATATATATAACCGAAAGGGTTAATATTAGAGTAAACAACGTAAATATTATTGTCTTTACTAATTATTAAGTCTTTATCAAGGAAATAATCTCTTCCCATCCCTTTAATCTCACATATGATATTGCTGTATTAGAGCTTTTTAACATATCTAAGTATTTCCTATAAATACCACCACCAACAGCATTAGCAATATATGCTGAGCCCACAGCAGCTTCCTTAAACTTAAATTCAAACTTCTTACCAAAATCTAACTCATATTTTCTTTTCCCAGAAACAATAATCGGAATGTCGAACTTAGTAGAGTACCATTCAGCTATCATTCTAATTAACTCTTTTCCTTTTTCCCAATTACCACTACTATATATTACATCCTTAGTTATCTTAGCATATTTGTGTAAAAGATAAGCAACCTCACCATCTATGAAACCAGCAGAAGTAGGACCAGGTATAATGGTACCACCAAACCCATCAATAATTCTACCATTGACAACAATAATAACAGCAGAAAAGTTACTTCCTACTTCTACTAAAACAAAACTGTCATATAAAGTCCTATAGAAAAATGCTGAAGCTACTTTGTCTGCAGTACCCATGTCTATTACGTTAATTTTTCTGTATATTGGAACACTATCAAGCTCTATAACACTTGGAAGTACAAATGCATTGTTTAACCACATAGAACTCCTTAAAAAATTCCTTAAGGGTCCTTCTTTTTTAGGATCAGCTAATGATAAAAGAAAAATTTCCCTTTCTGTTATCTTATTTACTTTATAGAAGGGTAAACCGTGTCCAGAAGGAACCGCTATTAATAATGGTCTAGTTCTCACTATTTCCCTAACTAACGAGAAAGCATAATGAGGAATTAAAGATGTGGGAACTTCTTTATATGATAGCAAAATACCTAATTCACTTACTTCGGCAATAGCAAATGTATTACTACCTGGATCTATTCCGATAAACTTCATTTTCTTCAATATAAATTTCTACCATTAAATCACTTTTCTTAACGTTGTACTTAACCTCTTTA
It encodes the following:
- a CDS encoding triphosphoribosyl-dephospho-CoA synthase yields the protein MLKATLEEYCDSISYILSKASIDEALINKPGNASRVKDITSVNFSDILYSALLMKRYYKEACKRKFDKKYESLYDLLYYAIVKSKELNINFSIFGTSMQLLPIAYSSSYSLSDTLLKASQVILSLNNKDSYFFSLALRELNLSYLGKMEVMDYRELEKYTLYDIFLKSSEIDSAVRNMVLNYRYSLEVIEEIKNKGLEEGVLYSFIKILCEVPDGLILRKYGAYTAIRVSQLACSILKNYSLKRIKDFDDFLVKNRYNPGSTADIIATGIGLYYLDEWYKKNSLGYTSTLQRGCDRFS
- a CDS encoding DUF1464 family protein, whose amino-acid sequence is MKFIGIDPGSNTFAIAEVSELGILLSYKEVPTSLIPHYAFSLVREIVRTRPLLIAVPSGHGLPFYKVNKITEREIFLLSLADPKKEGPLRNFLRSSMWLNNAFVLPSVIELDSVPIYRKINVIDMGTADKVASAFFYRTLYDSFVLVEVGSNFSAVIIVVNGRIIDGFGGTIIPGPTSAGFIDGEVAYLLHKYAKITKDVIYSSGNWEKGKELIRMIAEWYSTKFDIPIIVSGKRKYELDFGKKFEFKFKEAAVGSAYIANAVGGGIYRKYLDMLKSSNTAISYVRLKGWEEIISLIKT
- a CDS encoding nucleotidyltransferase codes for the protein MGRDYFLDKDLIISKDNNIYVVYSNINPFGYIYAYLKYIYTGKGIWKGYERVLRYYGVHNLLKVNQEYIYEPCYDVSFPILRKSMIVKHLKPEEKMRKIIRKSENKLESLALEIYDYVNIKNIGITGSLLAGISHENSDIDFVIYGIKDTIDFLESFQGFDEDKDWISETIKNYDISLNLAKDLYDRRVRGMYKGIKYSFLFVNDKVEKYCNIVCKRIGEGEIIANIDDKFNSLFYPSVVTLSNVSIIKGSSAPQLLVSYEGIYSMLLYKSNRVYVKGMLMRCEDGEVKMIIGDRDVKGYIRRIL